In Poecilia reticulata strain Guanapo linkage group LG1, Guppy_female_1.0+MT, whole genome shotgun sequence, one genomic interval encodes:
- the LOC103481484 gene encoding zinc finger protein 771-like isoform X2, producing the protein MGSENSDHFGPAVVLVDEDEQEVGGLINSDGEEVEFSEVRVNPISGVVPAETPSKKLIQSESEKLASLHSCSVCGKDFPYASKLQRHLRTHSGERPFPCSMCEKRFPEKGLLMIHERVHTGEKPFPCTFCAKRFASQGELRLHRRTHTGERPYHCSICLKSFSRHWHLKTHLEAMHCEVVAGFTRKKFPCSDCEKSCNSAAELRDHQRTHTGERPFQCSFCDKRFALSGTLVRHERLHTGITPYHCSDCGKTFAQQWTLTTHMRTHTGEKPYSCSQCDKSFVAPGELRRHTRIHTGEKPYTCCDCGRHFSLAGTLRNHRRSCTQSKSEFVPDVVLGVSRASADESYLEGQANSIVCEVPESETSPNAAESTSSERLNCVTSPQPEVIPTTMENLSESLISTPHVNVIVKQEEEEEPLYEETPDQASDGENCETPEENEELRQQSNKEIRITVKDEEEGSVNAQLGHNSSLFQHSIRLFFEAKMDIQSGDRLFRARESGGRDGAFKCRRQQQGQDRMALLPAQVQDVKVQTPVTVQRLNSLETKLVDLLSTSKSTNTC; encoded by the exons ATGGGTTCAGAGAACTCTGACCACTTTGGACCAGCGGTGGTCCTTGTTGACGAAGATGAGCAAGAAGTAGGTGGTCTAATCAACTCAGACGGGGAAGAAGTGGAGTTCTCCGAAGTCA GAGTGAATCCCATCTCAGGCGTTGTACCTGCAGAGACTCCCTCCAAGAAATTGATTCAGAGCGAGAGTGAAAAGCTAGCATCCCTCCACAGCTGCTCGGTTTGTGGGAAAGACTTTCCTTACGCCTCTAAGCTTCAGCGGCATCTGCGCACTCACTCGGGAGAAAGGCCCTTCCCTTGCTCCATGTGCGAAAAGAGATTTCCAGAGAAAGGGCTCCTCATGATCCATGAAAGGGTCCACACGGGCGAAAAGCCGTTCCCGTGCACTTTCTGCGCCAAGAGGTTTGCCAGTCAGGGAGAGCTGCGGCTCCATCGGCGGACTCACACGGGCGAGAGGCCTTACCACTGCTCCATCTGTCTGAAGAGTTTTTCTCGGCACTGGCACTTGAAGACGCACCTGGAGGCGATGCACTGCGAGGTAGTTGCGGGCTTCACGAGGAAGAAATTTCCATGCTCTGACTGCGAGAAGAGCTGCAACTCGGCGGCCGAGTTGAGGGACCACCAGCGGACTCACACTGGGGAAAGGCCCTTCCAGTGCTCATTCTGTGACAAACGGTTCGCCTTGTCTGGAACACTGGTGAGGCACGAGCGCCTCCACACCGGTATCACCCCCTACCACTGCTCCGACTGCGGCAAGACCTTTGCACAGCAGTGGACGCTCACCACACACATGAGGACTCACACGGGAGAGAAGCCATATAGCTGCTCTCAGTGCGACAAGTCGTTTGTCGCTCCTGGGGAGCTCCGGAGGCACACCAGGatccacacaggagagaaaccatACACCTGCTGTGACTGCGGACGGCACTTCTCATTAGCGGGAACTCTAAGAAACCACCGGCGGTCGTGTACGCAGAGCAAGAGCGAGTTCGTCCCTGATGTCGTCTTGGGAGTGAGCCGAGCATCGGCAGATGAGTCGTACCTGGAGGGCCAGGCTAACTCCATTGTCTGCGAG GTACCTGAAAGCGAGACCTCTCCAAATGCTGCTGAGTCTACTTCCTCAGAGCGTCTTAACTGTGTCACATCGCCTCAGCCAGAAGTTATCCCGACGACAATGGAAAACCTGTCAGAGAGCCTAATTTCCACTCCCCATGTGAACGTTATAGTGaaacaggaagaagaggaggaaccCTTATACG AGGAAACTCCTGACCAGGCATCAGATGGGGAGAATTGTGAGACTCCGGAAGAAAATGAAGAGCTGCGTCAGCAAAGCAACAAAGAGATTAGGATTACAGtaaaagatgaagaggaggggtCAGTAAACG CACAACTTGGACACAACAGTAGTCTTTTCCAGCATTCCATCAGATTGTTTTTCGAAGCAAAAATGGACATCCAGTCAG gaGACAGACTGTTCAGAGCCAGGGAGAGTGGTGGCAGGGACGGAGCCTTCAAGTGCCGGCGCCAGCAACAGGGGCAGGACAGGATGGCCTTGTTGCCAGCACAAGTGCAGGATGTTAAAGTTCAAACCCCAGTGACTGTACAACGCCTTAACAGCTTGGAAACCAAGCTTGTGGACTTGCTTTCCACTAGCAAGTCCACAAATACTTGCTAG